The following proteins are co-located in the Gloeocapsa sp. PCC 7428 genome:
- a CDS encoding WGxxGxxG family protein, whose amino-acid sequence MKRSQLSKIFGASVLGLSLAVLPSTLPVSAQTTNTAPGTTDTTTTTAPTTTTTTETNDGFDWGWLGLIGLAGLAGLAGRKSEPTRYREPDTVGTTTSSTYREP is encoded by the coding sequence ATGAAACGTTCTCAGTTATCTAAAATATTCGGTGCTAGTGTACTAGGTCTAAGCTTAGCAGTTCTACCTTCTACGCTTCCTGTATCGGCACAAACAACAAATACTGCCCCAGGAACGACAGATACTACCACTACGACAGCACCGACGACAACAACGACTACTGAAACGAACGACGGGTTTGATTGGGGTTGGTTAGGCTTAATTGGTTTAGCAGGTTTAGCAGGTTTAGCAGGTCGTAAATCAGAACCGACTCGTTATCGCGAACCTGATACAGTAGGAACTACAACTTCCTCTACGTACCGCGAACCGTAA
- the smpB gene encoding SsrA-binding protein SmpB, whose amino-acid sequence MSDNDGYKVISENRQARFLYEILETYEAGVQLTGTEVKSVRQGKVNLQDGYALIRNGEAWLLNVNISPYTGSGQYFNHEPRRTRKLLLHKEEIRKLIGKVEQQGLTLVPLKMYLKRGLVKVSIALGRGKKLHDKREDLKRRQDQRDIQRAMKNY is encoded by the coding sequence ATGAGTGACAACGACGGATATAAAGTTATTAGCGAAAATCGGCAGGCGCGTTTTCTTTACGAGATACTAGAAACGTATGAAGCAGGCGTTCAACTGACGGGAACAGAAGTCAAGTCAGTAAGGCAAGGTAAAGTTAACTTACAAGATGGCTATGCTTTAATTCGTAATGGTGAAGCCTGGTTACTCAATGTCAATATATCGCCTTACACAGGTAGCGGACAATACTTCAATCATGAGCCGCGCCGGACACGTAAGTTATTGTTGCACAAAGAAGAAATTCGCAAGCTCATCGGAAAAGTGGAACAGCAAGGCTTAACCTTAGTACCATTGAAAATGTATTTGAAACGAGGCTTAGTCAAAGTTAGCATTGCGCTTGGCAGAGGGAAAAAACTCCACGATAAACGCGAAGATTTAAAGCGTCGTCAAGACCAGCGAGACATTCAAAGAGCTATGAAGAACTATTAG